One region of Tolypothrix sp. NIES-4075 genomic DNA includes:
- a CDS encoding ParA family protein, whose translation MSQVIAIFNQAGGVGKTTLTMNLGYQLHTRGHKVLLIDLDPQSSLTSFMGIDPESLDKTPFDAIINEEPLFILHNQHGMDIAPTNINLSVAEIQLVNMDFREVRLKESIEPVRNNYDFILIDCPPSLGLLSYSSLVAASHLLIPIETHYKAFQGTNLLLQTIAKVRRRGNRHLKLAGFVPSRYAVANSQDQRTLKAIQEQFSSIATVFDPIPRATAFVDASEQQIPLALYDPKHPVLNILDKLAKQMEQL comes from the coding sequence ATGAGCCAGGTAATTGCAATCTTCAATCAAGCAGGAGGGGTCGGTAAAACAACCCTAACCATGAACCTGGGCTACCAACTGCATACAAGGGGTCACAAAGTTTTGCTCATTGACCTCGACCCCCAGAGTTCACTAACCTCCTTCATGGGCATTGACCCAGAAAGTTTAGATAAAACTCCCTTTGACGCCATTATAAATGAGGAGCCACTGTTCATACTGCACAACCAACACGGCATGGATATTGCTCCTACTAACATTAACCTCAGTGTCGCTGAAATCCAACTTGTCAACATGGACTTTCGCGAAGTCCGTTTGAAAGAATCCATTGAACCCGTTCGCAATAACTACGACTTCATTCTCATCGACTGCCCCCCCAGTTTGGGGTTATTAAGCTATAGCAGCCTTGTTGCTGCTAGTCACTTGCTCATCCCCATCGAAACTCACTACAAAGCCTTCCAAGGAACAAATCTCCTGCTGCAAACGATCGCTAAAGTCAGAAGAAGGGGGAACCGCCACTTAAAATTAGCTGGATTTGTTCCCTCTCGCTACGCAGTAGCTAACTCACAAGACCAGCGCACTCTCAAGGCTATTCAAGAACAGTTCTCCTCTATTGCCACCGTCTTTGACCCAATCCCTAGAGCTACAGCATTTGTGGATGCCTCTGAGCAACAAATCCCCCTAGCTTTATATGACCCCAAGCATCCAGTCCTCAATATTTTAGATAAACTCGCCAAACAAA
- a CDS encoding Pepco domain-containing protein: MSETPSDTIWIVTDDTPQITVPDGTRSGTGRGGDWGEETETTGRKGVGDAVKVSAEKLEQEMSNFLQVVGRIFHRAEHQANANSGVQLDEIELSVEISGEGEVKLIGNGAKAGGKGAIKLKFKRVEPK, from the coding sequence ATGTCAGAAACACCTTCAGACACCATTTGGATTGTGACTGATGATACCCCTCAAATAACCGTTCCTGATGGTACTAGGAGTGGAACTGGTAGAGGAGGAGACTGGGGAGAGGAAACGGAAACTACTGGCAGAAAAGGTGTGGGAGATGCCGTTAAGGTTAGCGCTGAAAAATTAGAACAAGAAATGTCCAATTTTTTGCAAGTTGTGGGACGGATTTTTCATCGTGCTGAGCACCAAGCTAATGCTAACTCTGGGGTACAATTGGACGAAATTGAATTATCAGTAGAAATCAGCGGTGAAGGGGAAGTGAAATTAATAGGAAACGGTGCAAAAGCTGGCGGGAAAGGGGCGATAAAGCTGAAATTCAAACGAGTAGAACCAAAGTGA
- a CDS encoding SUMF1/EgtB/PvdO family nonheme iron enzyme: protein MAAKNWALVIGINQYDFLQPLNYAKRDAQLIQEFLCNEAGFEKVFFFSDDSPDISGKSTRPYRANLLRILRQLFEKPFMEAGDNFWFFFSGHGMRHNDRDYLMPSDGDPGDIENTAISINFVTERLRRCGADNVVLILDACRSQGTRAGEGIGRQTASMAHQTGVISIFSCSPNEYSYEIDALQQGAFTRALLDGLGIQGKCATVERLNQYLSLRVPELVRQHKNARQTPYIIAEPVDKLHLILVPRYATLADIATLKIDAFKAEANRNLELAEQLWLRVNAAASGTDMDAIKALQRIAQIRPSMDASPSPSSATQNSSSPNYTPNPSPAVKRRGKSKSPTAAPTNQPASNEYIVKSPQTNDPNSERGVDHTQLRDLLKAEQWKEADQKTLAVMLKASSSPAFPVLEFEVVTVDVHGNESNRYRGQVQYFTEDLGNGVTLEMVDIPGGTFLMGSPENEERRLPNEGPQHSVNIKPFLMGKYPITQAHWKTVASFPKVNRDLELDPSHFKGANLPVEQVSWHDAVEFCARLSSKTGREYRLPTEAEWEYACRAETKTPFHFGETITPKLANYDCNYSYRSRLKGTFRNQTSPVGSFPFANAFGLFDMHGLVCEWCLDDWHESYNYAPTDGSAWLTDTKNNLRVLRGGSWYNDPRDCRSAFRYKRDSDDKLNRIGFRIVCTLMYTA, encoded by the coding sequence ATGGCGGCGAAAAACTGGGCGTTGGTAATTGGTATTAATCAGTACGATTTCTTGCAACCGCTGAACTATGCCAAACGGGATGCACAGTTAATACAGGAGTTCCTTTGCAATGAAGCAGGCTTCGAGAAGGTTTTCTTCTTCTCGGATGACTCACCTGATATAAGTGGCAAATCGACTCGTCCTTACCGCGCTAACTTGCTGCGAATTTTGCGGCAGTTATTTGAAAAACCCTTCATGGAGGCGGGGGATAACTTTTGGTTTTTCTTCAGTGGTCACGGGATGCGCCACAATGACCGTGATTATCTTATGCCCTCCGATGGCGATCCTGGTGACATCGAAAATACAGCTATTTCAATTAACTTCGTTACTGAACGCCTGCGTCGCTGTGGAGCTGATAACGTTGTCCTAATTTTAGATGCTTGTCGCAGTCAAGGCACTCGCGCTGGTGAAGGAATTGGGCGACAAACAGCAAGTATGGCGCATCAAACTGGGGTGATCAGCATTTTTTCCTGTAGTCCTAATGAATATTCCTATGAAATCGACGCACTACAACAAGGTGCTTTTACCCGTGCGCTACTGGATGGTTTGGGGATTCAGGGGAAATGCGCTACAGTTGAGCGATTGAACCAGTATCTTAGCCTTCGAGTGCCGGAATTGGTTCGTCAGCATAAGAATGCTCGACAGACACCTTACATTATTGCTGAACCTGTAGATAAATTACACCTGATTCTTGTACCACGATACGCCACGTTAGCAGATATTGCTACCCTCAAGATAGATGCTTTCAAAGCTGAAGCTAACAGGAATCTTGAATTAGCAGAACAACTTTGGCTTCGGGTAAATGCTGCTGCTTCTGGTACAGATATGGATGCAATAAAGGCGCTCCAAAGAATTGCCCAGATTCGCCCTTCAATGGATGCATCACCTTCACCCAGTTCTGCTACTCAAAATAGTAGCAGTCCGAACTACACCCCCAACCCTTCTCCAGCAGTAAAGAGGAGAGGCAAATCTAAGTCACCCACGGCTGCACCTACAAATCAGCCAGCTAGTAATGAGTATATCGTTAAGTCACCTCAAACTAATGACCCTAATAGCGAACGCGGTGTAGACCACACGCAACTGCGGGATTTACTGAAAGCAGAACAGTGGAAAGAGGCGGATCAAAAAACTCTCGCTGTCATGCTCAAGGCATCATCATCTCCTGCCTTTCCAGTCCTTGAGTTTGAAGTAGTGACAGTGGATGTTCATGGTAACGAGAGTAACAGATATAGGGGGCAAGTCCAGTATTTCACTGAAGACCTTGGCAATGGCGTGACATTAGAGATGGTCGATATTCCGGGAGGAACGTTTTTGATGGGTTCGCCAGAAAATGAGGAAAGGCGACTTCCTAACGAAGGACCTCAACACTCAGTAAATATCAAACCATTTCTAATGGGCAAGTACCCAATCACCCAAGCACATTGGAAAACTGTTGCCTCTTTTCCTAAAGTCAATCGAGACCTTGAACTAGACCCTTCACATTTTAAAGGTGCAAATCTACCTGTTGAACAAGTTTCTTGGCACGATGCAGTTGAGTTTTGTGCCCGCCTTTCCAGTAAGACGGGGCGTGAGTATCGGCTACCAACAGAAGCAGAGTGGGAATATGCCTGCCGTGCTGAAACCAAAACCCCATTTCACTTTGGAGAAACTATAACTCCCAAGCTAGCAAACTATGACTGCAACTACAGCTATCGGTCTCGGCTCAAAGGAACTTTTAGAAACCAAACAAGTCCAGTTGGCTCTTTCCCGTTTGCCAATGCTTTTGGACTATTTGATATGCACGGGTTAGTTTGCGAGTGGTGCTTAGATGACTGGCACGAAAGTTATAATTATGCACCCACAGATGGCAGTGCGTGGTTAACTGATACTAAGAATAACTTGCGGGTACTGCGGGGTGGCTCCTGGTATAACGATCCGAGAGATTGTCGCTCAGCTTTCCGTTACAAGCGGGATTCCGACGACAAACTCAATCGCATTGGTTTTCGTATTGTCTGTACCCTTATGTATACGGCCTAG
- a CDS encoding DUF4041 domain-containing protein — protein sequence MLITLLLIAIVVLLIVFIQTKLEQAKLRKRFHKYDGLLNKEEFEEKLDLNINLKQVELDKLVRTQEKLKVQIRNLQQKLSEVEEDEYVQSFGFYKSKYNFDTSEKYKLQFNHIRERQKVMIKKNTAAICHVPWEVEGSKRKGEKMTNDFLKLLLRAFNGECDVAVAKVRYDNVKSLETRINKTFEALNKLSEVNRSEITREYLNLKLQELYLAHEFQEKKQEEREEQRRIQEQMREEQRALREIEKAKEEAEKEVKRREQALQQARQEVEQAVGKQKEKLEFKIQQLMQQLEEARANEQRAISRAQMTKSGHIYVVSNIGSFGYDVYKIGMTRRLDPNERVRELSGAAVPFPFDVHAIIFSENAPETENLLHQYLRDKSVNKVNERKEFFRVSLDEIASALEKIAKKTQSVNKAEIEFTKIAEAEQYRKTLAIERGETQPSESTYTPSWDEDEEEQEEDE from the coding sequence ATGTTAATAACGCTCCTTCTAATAGCAATAGTTGTGCTGCTTATCGTATTTATACAGACAAAGCTTGAACAAGCTAAATTGAGAAAGCGTTTTCATAAATATGATGGACTTCTTAACAAAGAGGAATTTGAAGAAAAATTAGATTTAAATATAAATTTAAAACAAGTTGAGCTTGATAAGTTGGTAAGAACGCAAGAGAAGCTCAAGGTTCAAATTAGAAATCTCCAACAAAAATTAAGTGAAGTAGAAGAAGACGAATACGTTCAATCATTTGGATTTTATAAATCCAAATATAACTTTGATACTTCAGAAAAATATAAGCTTCAATTTAATCATATTAGAGAGAGACAGAAGGTAATGATAAAAAAGAATACAGCTGCTATTTGCCATGTACCGTGGGAAGTTGAAGGCAGCAAAAGAAAAGGTGAAAAGATGACAAATGATTTTCTCAAGCTGTTACTAAGAGCATTTAATGGCGAGTGCGACGTTGCTGTTGCTAAAGTTAGATATGATAATGTTAAATCTTTAGAAACAAGAATTAATAAAACTTTTGAAGCACTTAATAAGTTATCAGAAGTAAATCGCAGTGAAATTACTCGTGAATACCTTAATCTGAAGCTACAAGAACTATATCTTGCACATGAGTTTCAAGAGAAAAAGCAGGAAGAAAGAGAAGAACAAAGAAGAATTCAAGAGCAAATGCGAGAAGAACAACGAGCTTTGCGTGAGATTGAGAAAGCTAAGGAAGAGGCTGAAAAGGAAGTAAAACGTCGTGAACAGGCTCTCCAACAAGCTCGCCAGGAAGTTGAACAAGCTGTAGGTAAACAAAAAGAAAAACTAGAGTTTAAAATTCAGCAGTTAATGCAACAGCTTGAAGAAGCTCGTGCTAATGAACAAAGGGCTATATCTCGCGCTCAGATGACAAAATCTGGACATATATATGTTGTTTCCAATATTGGTTCTTTTGGATATGATGTATATAAAATTGGGATGACGCGACGGCTTGATCCCAATGAACGTGTTAGAGAGCTAAGTGGAGCAGCAGTTCCGTTTCCATTTGATGTTCATGCAATTATTTTTTCAGAAAATGCTCCAGAAACAGAGAATTTATTGCACCAATATTTGAGAGATAAGAGTGTCAATAAAGTAAATGAACGTAAAGAATTTTTTAGAGTTTCATTAGATGAAATTGCTTCAGCGTTAGAAAAAATTGCAAAAAAAACACAAAGTGTAAATAAAGCTGAAATTGAATTTACAAAGATTGCTGAAGCAGAACAGTATCGTAAAACCTTGGCTATAGAGCGAGGTGAAACTCAGCCTTCAGAATCAACTTATACACCCTCATGGGACGAGGACGAGGAAGAACAGGAGGAAGACGAATAA
- a CDS encoding tyrosine-type recombinase/integrase, with amino-acid sequence MDIISTTTESSIASVVSQLQTNNDFLAELQQKATTTQRGYAGNIRIFFEYFLQRKPTGRDVEEFWALDDQVANGLILKFKNHLVASGRKGATINRYLAAIKYLIKVGRNLKRCQYHFDGDRIESMIVTKYRDTRGVDVDEYNKVFDVIDTTCVKGKRDYALFLLLWSNVLRRGEVAKLTVGDFDYHENTLTVYGKGKGNDSTRIDLNPLVAEAISDWLGCRTNIKPSDPLFIALDFHNYGHQLTGDGIYAIVRKTCERAGIKKRMTPHKIRHSGITDALDLAEGDYRKVQHLSRHADPRTILVYEDNKNKYQLELTNKLAARVGKRRRAQ; translated from the coding sequence ATGGATATTATAAGTACAACTACTGAAAGTTCAATTGCGAGTGTTGTCAGCCAATTACAAACCAATAATGATTTTTTGGCGGAGTTGCAGCAGAAAGCGACTACCACCCAGCGAGGGTATGCTGGCAATATACGGATATTTTTTGAGTATTTTTTGCAAAGGAAACCAACAGGGCGGGACGTTGAGGAGTTTTGGGCGTTGGATGACCAGGTGGCTAACGGGTTAATCCTCAAGTTTAAGAATCATTTGGTGGCATCCGGGAGGAAGGGGGCAACGATTAACCGTTACTTGGCTGCCATTAAGTATTTAATTAAGGTGGGGCGGAATCTCAAGCGGTGTCAGTATCATTTTGACGGCGATCGCATTGAGTCAATGATTGTGACAAAATACCGCGATACGCGGGGTGTAGATGTTGATGAGTACAACAAAGTATTTGATGTGATTGATACCACCTGCGTCAAGGGGAAGCGGGATTATGCCTTATTTCTGCTGCTTTGGTCTAATGTCCTACGCAGGGGAGAGGTGGCAAAGTTAACAGTGGGAGACTTTGACTACCACGAAAATACATTAACTGTTTATGGTAAGGGCAAGGGCAATGATTCTACTAGGATTGATTTAAATCCTCTTGTGGCCGAGGCGATTAGCGATTGGTTGGGTTGTCGTACAAATATTAAACCCAGCGACCCCTTGTTTATTGCTTTGGACTTCCATAATTATGGACATCAGCTGACGGGGGATGGCATATATGCAATTGTGCGTAAGACTTGTGAACGCGCTGGCATCAAAAAGCGGATGACGCCCCATAAAATTAGGCATTCAGGTATTACCGATGCTCTTGATTTGGCAGAAGGTGATTACCGGAAGGTTCAGCATCTGAGCCGTCATGCTGACCCCAGGACGATTCTAGTTTACGAGGACAATAAGAATAAGTACCAACTAGAATTAACTAATAAATTAGCAGCTCGTGTTGGGAAAAGGCGGCGAGCGCAATAA